ATAACGCGCTGGACTTCACAACGGCCAGGGTCATCACCAGGATGATGGTGAACAGGATCCACGCAAGGGCGCAGGCATAGCCCATGTCGTATTCGACGAACGCCTTTTGGTAGAGGTACAAGACGTAGAAGAGCAGCGACTTGTCCACCCCGCCGGTGCCGTCGGTCATGACGAAGGCCTGCATGAAGACTTGCAGCGAACCGATAAGGCCCATGATGAAATTGAAGTAGATCGTGGGCGTGAGCATGGGCAGCGTGATGTTCCAGAATTTCCGCAGCCGGCGTGCGCCGTCGAGTTCGGCCACCTCGTAGAGTTGATCCGGCACCCCTTGCAGCCCGGCGAGAAAAATCAGCATGCCCGCGCCGCCCGCGCCCCACAGGCTCATGATGATCAACGACGGCTTCGCCCATGCCGGATCCGTCAGCCAGCCGGGTTCGGGCAACTGGAGGAAGGCGAGCAGGCCCGTGGCCACAAGCAGGTTGTTGATTGTGCGAATCGCGCCGTTCAGCGGACCGAACACGGGATTGAAAATGTAGATCCACAGGATGGAGGTGGCCACGCCGCCGACGATGCTTGGTATGTAGAAAACGGTGCGGAACAGGGTAATGCCGCGTATTTTCTGGTTCAGCAGCAGCGCAAGGCCCAACGACACGCTCATGCCCAGCGGAACGGCGAATAGGGCATAGATGAACGTGTTCTTGAGCGCGATCCAGACGTTTGCGTCGCCCGTCAGCGCTTGGGCGTAGTTGTCGAAGCCGACGAATTCGCGGTGCGCCACGGGATCGTAGGGATCCCATTCGCTGAAACTCAGCAACATGCTGAAACAAATCGGAAACAGCGTAAACATGCAGAAGCCGATCATCCACGGCGAGGCGAAAAGAATCCCCCATGCCGCCTCGCCGCGCCCCATCCGGCTACGCACGATATCGCGAAAATCATCCACCTTGTGCCGAAACGCCCGGCGGACGCGCCTGCTGAGGACGAGACCGGCAATCAATAACGCCAGCATCCCCGCAGGCACGAGAAGAAACACCAGCAGGTCGAGCATGCCCGCACGTCCGGTATGCGGTTTGCCTTCCTTGGCGGCGTTCCAACGCGCCAGTTCCTTTTCCAGAACCGCGTTGATATTCTTGTCGAGTTGCGCGGCGGCCTCGTGGGGAAGGATCTTGGCGCGTGAACGGTCGCGCGTGCTGTATTCGGTGTTGAGCAGATTGAACACTTCGGCCATGCCCTGGTCCAGTTCGACGAATTTCGCCGTGGGAGGCGTAATCTTGCCGTACCCGGTCGCCGCGAGTGCAATATCCATGCGGACATCGCTGTCCGGGCGGATGAAGTATTTCTCGACGTCCGCGCGGCGCACGGGGATGCCGCGGCCCATTTTTCCGACGAGTTCCTGGCTCGTGTCGCCGAGCAGGAACTTGATGAAACGCCATGCCTTTTCCTTGTGCGGCGTGCGCGCGTTGATGCTGATGCCGTCCCACGATACCCGCGTGAAGCGGTGGCCGCGCGGCCCTCTGGGAAGGTGCGCGATGTCCCATCGCATGCCGTCCTTGACGCTTTCGAGCGTGACGATCATGTAGGTGCCCGCCAGCGTCATGCCCACGCGCCCCGTCAGCAATTGGACCTCGGACAGCAGTCCTTCCATCTCGCCCGTCCACGCGATGGAATGATCCTTGTATTTCATGTCGTGGATAAATTGAATGCTCTCGCGTCCCTCCGGCGTATTGAACCGGCCTCGCGTTCCCTGCCGGTTCAGCACCTCGCCCCCGAAACACCAGAGAATCGGTTCGAATCCAAGAAAGCCGAATCCAAAATTCGTGCCGAATTGATCCATGCGGCCGTCCCCGTCGAGATCCTTGGTCAACCGCTTCGCGATGGACCGGAAATCGTCCCACGTCCAATCGTCCGAAGGATAGGGAACGCCCGCCGCGTCGAAGATGTCTTTGTTGTAGAAAATCAAAATGACAAGGCCGTCCCATGGCACGCCGCCCTGGAAACCCCGGTAATTGAAACTGTCGAGCGAGGTCGGCAGGAACTCGTCGAGCCGGAGTTCCGCGCGATCGCGCTCGATGTATGGAGCGAGATCCTCGAGATAGCCGCGCACTGCGTAGGCGGGATAGTTCTCGTCGTCCATCAGGATGATGTCCGCGGCGGTATTGCTGACGAGTAGCAGCGGGAGTTTCCGCCCATAATCGCCGGTGATGTACTCGAGTTTGATCTTGACGTCCGGGTTGGCTTCCTCGAATTTCGCCGATACCTGACGGAAAAATTCGAGATCCATGAAATTGCCCCAGAAACTGAAGCGAAGAACGGTCGGCGTGGTCTGGGCGGAAGCGGAACCGGCGTCAACCATGAAGACGGCGATTACGACGCAGGACAACAAGACCGGCAGACGCATCCCGCGGCAAGCGTGAAAAAAGGCGCCCATGCCGCGCAGGGCGCGTCCCGCGAGCCTCATGGGCGATGTGTAACCGGTAATCCGCAATTCACAACCCTCCGCCGGTTACAGGCTGACGCGACGTGGCCGCAATGCCTCAATCAAGAGTACGATTGCCTTGTCCTCAACTACTGTGCGCCACGAACAGAAGTTGCGAGCAAAGAAACCGGCGCGCAGATGATTTTCGGGGTTCCGTCGTGATCCTGGGGATTCAGTCCGCGCAGGCCTTGAACCAGTTTTCGAGCCCGATCTTCATTTCGGGCACGGGGTTTTCCGGGCTGTTTTCGTATTCCATCACGACCGGTCCGTTGAAGCCGATCGCTTTGAGCGCGCGCGCGACCGCCGCCATATCCATGTCGCCCTCGCCCAGGATTTGCTCTTCGCCGCCGAATGTCCAGTCTTTCAGATGCAGCGACAACACGCGCGCGCCGAGTTGTTCGATGACCTCATGCGGCTTTTCGCCTGACCGAATGACATGGCCCGTGTCCACGCATGCGCCGATCAGCGGGTTATGGCCCCTGATGGCGTTCAGGGTGTCGGCCACTTTGTCGTAACGCGCATTCGGCCCGTGGTTGTGGATGGCAATTCCAATGCCGAACTCGTCGCAGAGTTTGTCGAGAATGTCGAAGGAATCCGGCGTCGGATCGGCGGTCAGCGCCTCGATGCCCAAGGCCTTGGCCAATTCGAATTTCTTTCGGTTGGCGGCCTCGTCGGGCCCGAATCCCTCGACCCCGTAGCAGAGCGTCCGGACGTTTTCCTCCCGCAGGCGCTGCTGGACGCGCGCAAACCCTTCATGCGCGGCATCGCACGGAAAATGCACGGAACAATACTCGATATACGGAACGCCCAATTCCTTCAGGCATCGAAGGGATCCCTCGAAATCGAAAGAACGAAAACTGTAACTCTGGGCGCCCGTGCGAAATGGACACGCATTCATGAAAACAACCTCCGCTTGATGGGTCCGTTGTCAGCCTGTGGCCATACTATGCAACCCATGCCCTGCCAGTCAAACGACCGCCATGGGTTCTATGGCGATCAACCAGGACCTTCCAATCCGGCTTCCATAAAAAACAAGAACTTCATGGACAACTTGCGCAACCAATTTAAGTTCCATGATGTAGCAAGTGTAAAACAAGGGGCTTTTAAGCACAAACACGAGCACGTGCACGTGCACAAGTACGAGCAAGAGCACGAGTAAGAGCACAAGCACGAAGAGAAACCGGGTTGTGGGCGCAACTCACGTTAAGACGAAGCGGCATGCACATGGCAGGCGGCGGCATGGCCGGGCGCGACCTCGACGACCGGCGGATAGATCTCGCGGCAAATGCCGATGCAATCCGGGCAACGGGGATGAAAATGGCAGCCGGAAGGCGGACGCAGGGGACTGGGAATGTCGCCTTGGGCCATAGCGCGCCTCTTGCGCGCGACGGGATTCGGTTCCGGGGCGGCGGCCAGCAGGGCGCGCGTGTACGGATGAACGGGCCGCGCGAAAAGTTCCTCGACAGGCGCCGACTCGACAATGCGTCCCAGATACATGACCGCCACATGATCCGAGATATGGCGGACCACGGCGAGATTGTGGCTGATAAAAAGGTACGTCAGGCCCAGTTGCGCCTGGAGATCCGCCATCAGGTTCAGGATTTGCGCCTGAATGGACACGTCCAGCGCCGAGACGGGTTCGTCCGCAACGATCAGGTCGGGTTCGACGGCCAATGCGCGCGCGATGCCGATACGCTGGCGCTGGCCGCCGCTGAACTCGTGCGGATAGCGATCCGCGGCTTCAGCGGACAAACCGACGCGGTCGAGCAGTTCGACCACGCGATCCCGGCGTTTTTCGCCGGGCACGATGTTGTGCGCCGCGATCGCCTCGGCCAGCACCGATTGCACGGTCATGCGGGGATTGAGGGATCCATAGGGATCCTGAAAGATCAACTGCATCCGCTTGCGCAATGTGCGCAGGTTCCCGCGATCGAGGCGCGTAACGTCCACCCCGTCGAATTCCACGCTTCCCGACGTCGGCTCGATCAGGCGCAGCACAAGGCGCCCGGCGGTTGTCTTGCCGCTGCCGCTCTCGCCGACAAGGCTCAGCGTCTTGCCACGCTCGACCTGGAACGAAACGCCATCCACGGCGCGCACGGCGCCCGATACGCGCGCAAAAACTCCCCGGCGCACGGGAAAGTGCTTGATGAGGTCGCGGACGACGAGGATCGGTTCATTCATGCGCCCGCTCCTTGCCATCATATAACCAACATGCCGTGAAATGGCCGGGACCGGTGCCGAAGCGCTCGGGAACACGGCTCCTGCATGACTCCATGCAGCGCGCGCATCGCGTGTGGAAACGGCACCCGTCCGGGAAATGCGTGGCGGCGGGCACCTGGCCGGGTATCGTCTGCAACCGCTCGCGCACGCCGCCCATCTTGGGCAGCGACGCGAACAGGCCGATCGTGTACGGATGTTTCGGATGGGCGAACAATTCGGCGACCGGCGCCTCTTCCACAATCTTTCCGGCATACATGATGGCGACGCGGTCCGCGGTTTCCGCCACAATGCCGAGGTCGTGCGTGATCAGCAGTATGGACATGCCGTTCTCGGCTTGCAATGCGCGCAGCAAGTCGAGAATCTGCGCTTGGATCGTCACGTCAAGCGCGGTTGTCGGTTCGTCGGCAATGAGCAGGCGCGGTTCGCACGCCAGCGCCATGGCGATCATGACGCGCTGCCGCATTCCGCCCGACATTTGATGCGGATAATCGTCTATTCGTTCTTCCGGCGAGGGTATGCCGACCTTGTCGAGAAGTTGGATCGACCGCGTGCGTGCGTCAGCCGCGGATACCCCGCGGTGCAGCCGAATCACGGCTTCAATCTGTTTCCCGATGCGAAATACCGGATTCAATGACGTCATCGGCTCCTGGAAAATCATCGAAATGCGGTTGCCGCGTATCGCGCGCATTTCCGATTCCCGCAAAGCCAACAGGTCCGTGCCTTCCATCGTAATCGAACCGCCGACGATTCGTCCCGGTGGATTCGGAATGAGCCGCAGGAGCGACAGGGCCGTCACGCTTTTCCCGCAACCGCTCTCGCCGACCAGCGCGAGGGTTTCCCCTTCGCCGATCTCGAACGAGACCCCGTCCACGGCTCGGGCATCGCCATCGTCCGTGGCGAAATAGGTCTTCAGATTATGAACGGCTAGCAAGGCAGACACAGCGGAAAGATCCTGTCAAAAACCAACGCGACGACGCCAAGACACAGAGGCAACCAAATGCCGCCACCCGCCGTTTGGCCAATGGGTAGATGCGGATCATACAGTTTTCGGACAAAGCCCAAATGAAGCGTAAGAAGGCAAAGCGCGAAGGAACGGCGCACATGCTCCCCAGAAACTCCGCGCCCCGGCGCCCTTGCGCCTTTGCGTTGATCGTTCCATCTCATTGTTTGAGCCTCGGATCCATGGCGTCGCGCAAGCCTTCGCCCACCAGGTTGAACGCTGTTACGGTAATGAAAATCGCGAACCCCGGAAACGTCACCAGCCACCACGCGCGGTCAACGAATCGCTGAGATTGGGACAGGAGCTCGCCCCAACTGGCCGTGGGGGGCGGCACGCCGAAACCGAGGAAACTCAGCGCCGATTCGGTCAATATCGCGCCGGCCACGCCGAACGTGGCGCTGACCAGCACCGGCGACAACGCGTTCGGCAGCAGGTGGCGGAACATGATCCGCGCGTCGCTCAGGCCGGTCGCTCGCGCGGCCGTTGCGAAATCGCTCTCGCGCAGCCGCATGAATTCGCCGCGGACCAGCCGCGCGACACCCGTCCAGCCGGTGATGCCGATCACGACCATGATGTTGTAGATGCTGGGCGGAAGAAACGCGATGAGCGACAAGATCAAAATGAATGTCGGAAAGCACATGACGATCTCGATAATGCGCTGAACGGCCAGATCGACCACGCCGCCATAGTAGCCGGCAACGGCGCCGACCGCCATGCCGATGACAATCGCAATGCCCACGGCAATGAATCCAACCGACATCGAAATTCGGGCGCCCCAGATCATGCGACTGAGCACGTCGCGTCCACGATCGTCCGTGCCGAGAAGATGCTTCGCCGAAGGCCCTTGCAACCGGTCGCGCAAATTGGAGCGTTCCGGCGCATACGGGATGGGCGGGCGGATGGCGTAATCGGACGGGCCGGGCTGCCATTCGCTGAAATCCATGCCCCGGAGCGATTTGTATTTTATAACGTTTGGAAAAATATACCGTTGGCCGTCCTTGACGAGATAAACCGGTGTTTCGCCCGCGAGAAACGGCGCGGCCAGCGCGACGGCAAACAGGAACAGGATCATGCCCAGCGCAGGCACGGCAAGCCGGTTTTTCCGGAATTGCCGGGCGACCATGCTCCAGTATGTGTTCCGTTTTCGACTCATTCGAACTTTATCCGCGGGTCGGCAATGGCATACAGGATGTCGGAAAGAATCAGCCCCAGCAACGTCAAGAACGCCGAGACGGACAAAATGCCCATGATGAGCGGGTAATCGCGCGAGATAAGCGCCTCGAATCCGAGGCGTCCCATGCCGGGAATCGAAAAAATACTTTCGATGATGAAACTGCCCGCGATTAGCTCCGGAAGAAGCGTTGCGAGCAGGGTAATGATGGGGATCAGGGAATTCCTCATCGCGTACTTGAAAATCACGACTTTCTCGCTGAAACCGTAGGCGCGCGCGGTTCGGATGTAATCCTGCCGGATCACCTCCACCATGCCGGCGCGCGCGAACCGCGACAGCCCGGCAAGTCCGCCGTAGGTCAGACAAAAGACGGGAAGCGCAAGGTGCCATGCGCGATCCGCAATCCATTGCGGCCAAGTAAACGTTTCCGCCCCGAACGAATTCAGCCCATGGATCGGAAACCAGTTGAGGAATTGGCCGCCGCCCAGAAACACGATCAGCAGCATCGCCATCCAGAAACTCGGAACGCTGTACAGGACAAACAGCACAAAGGTGATGAGATAATCGCCCTTTGATCGCTGGTGCGTCGCGGAATACACGCCTATCGGGATCGCCAGAAGATAGACCAGAAACACCGCGATGATTTCAATCTGAAGCGTGACGGGAATCGTTTCGAGAATCTTCGCGCGGACAGGCCGTTGGTCCTTGTATGAATTGCCGAAATCGAGAGTCGCCAGTTTTCCAAGCCACAGCACATACCGCACGAGGATCGGCTTGTCGAGGCCGTACAATTTCTTCGTGTCCTCGATGATCTTCTGCGACATGCTGTCCGAGCCGAGCGCGGCCTCGCCCTTGCGCAGCTTGAGATAAACCGGACTGCCCGGCGCCAGCTGCACAACGAGAAACGTGATCAGGCTGATGCCGATGAACGCCGGCACGATCAGCATGAAACGGCGAATCAGGTATGCGCGCATATAAACGTGTCTATTGGCATTACAACCACAATTTCTTCGGCGCTATGGATTGGACGCCTTTTTCAGGCGGGAGTATATCATGTTGATGCAGTCAGGCAAGCGGCGGGCCTTGTTGTCCGCCGCACGTATCGGCAATGCAAAACAGCCTATTGACAACTGCCGCGATTTCAACAAATCCAGGCAAAGAGCCCCCTTTTTGCCCTATCTTGTCTTTTCACAAATGCCTCCATGACAAAATTCCTGCCTTCCTTTTCACGTATAGGCACACATTTATCACGGTAATAACGTAATGGCGCGTCACAAACCGATCTTTATTTTACGGCTTGTATGGAACCGTTCCATTTTCATCCGTGAGGTAATTCCAGCGTCTGACATAAGTTTCCGCCGGACAAAACTCGTCGCGGGTCTCGTCAAGTCGCCGGCGCAGAGCGGCTTCCAATTGGGCCTGCAATCCGGCGTGTTCCGGGCGTCCGCACAGGTTTTCCATCTGAAACGGATCGCGTTCGTTGTCGAAAAGAAGCCACGGCCCGTCAAGTCCGCGGACATAGGTGTACCGGGTTGTGCGTACACCCCGGTATTCGCGTCCGCCCTGTTTGCGCGTCCATTCGCCAAACGGCGCATAACAGGCAATCAAAGCGCCGTCGGTCTCCGCGGAACGTTCGCCCGGATGGCCCAATAAACTCCGCCCCTCGACCGTCCGTGGAATGTCTATTCCGCACAGGTCCAGCAGGGTCGGCATGATGTCCGGCGTGTTGATGGGCGATTCGACAAGCCCCGGTTTCAACCGCCCGGGATAACGCAAAAGAAAAGGCACCCGGATGGATTCGTCCCATGGGCGTTGCTTGCGGCGTTCGCCATGCGATCCGAGCATGTCGCCGTGATCGGAGGTGAACACAAAGAGGGTGTTTTCCGCGAGTCCCCGTTCCCGCAAGGCGCCAAGCAATTCGCCAATGCACGCATCGAGCGCGGAACAATGCGCATAGTACCCGGCGAGATCCCGCCGCGCTTCCTCCTCCATGCCCGCGGGAACATTGGGCCGAAGAACCAGCGCGCCGGGATCGTACAAGCGCCGAAACTCGTCCGGCGCCGTTTCATAGGGATTGTGCGGCGGTCCCCATGACAGGAACAGGGCGAACGCATCCCCGTCGGTTTCCTCCGCGAGAAACCGTTGCGCCTCGCGCGTCTGGGCCATGGCGTCATAACCGTCCCATGTCCGGGGTGTGGGGTCATCATCCGCGTAATAGCGCGAACGATTGTAGTCATGCGTGCATTCCTGTCCGCGCCAGAACTGGAACCCTTGGCGTCGTTCCGGAGGAATGTAATTCGATCGGCCATGGCCGTCCAAGTGCCATTTCCCAATATAGGCCGTGCGGTATCCGGCCTGCGCGAAAGCCTCCGCAATCGAAGTCTGCGCCGTGCCCAGACAGACATCGTTCAAAAACACCCCATGGGTCAGCGGATAACATCCCGTGAGCAGGCTGGCCCGGTAAGGCGAACAGACCGGGCAACACGAAACGGCATGGGTGAAATTGACGCTTTCGGCCGCAAGCCGGTCGAGATGCGGCGTCCGCACATTCGGATCGCCTGCATATCCGGTGGCCTGCGCGCGCCATTGATCCGCAAACACGAAAACGACGTTCGGCCGCTCGCGCCGGACAGGGCTTCCAACGGTATGGCAGGCCAGCGGCATCGCCGCAGCGGTTCCGGCCAGCGCCGTCAGAAACTGGCGACGTCGAATGTTACGGCTCATGGCCATGATTCATCCCTCCCGGATTTGCCACAGATTATCGAATCATACTTGAAGCGGCGAAACGAAAAAAAGGGACTGGCGCGTTTTTTCACGGAAGACGCATCCAATCATCTTGTTTTCGGGGCCGCCGGGTCTACTTGCGGGATCGGCGGTTCCCGCGTACAATTCAGGCGGAGGTATTCCAATATGCCGTATGGATATGCGAAATGGCTGGCCCTGCCGTTATTTTTGTTGACGGCCGTGGAAGCGCAGGCCGGCATCGCACGAACAGGCCCGATTTCCATCCTTGAAATCCGTCTGGCCGACCTACAGGCGCTGCGTTTCCTGGTCGGAGAAGGCTATGATGTGGCGCGCATCCAGGGAGACGTGGCCACCGTATTCGCCACCCAGGAGGAATTTGCGCGTTTGCGCGCGGAGGGCTTTGCGCCCGTCGAGGTGGGACGCGAACCCTTTTCGCCCAAGGCGCCCAGCGGTTATCACACATACGCGACATTGACCACGGCGCTGCAGGACTTTGCCTCCGCCCATCCGAATATCTGCCGTCTTGACTCGCTGGGCAAGTCGTTTCAGAACCGTGAACTCTGGGCGGTCCTGATTACCCGCAATCCGGACATTGAGGAAGACGAACCCGAATTCAAATATGTCGCCACCATTCATGGCAATGAACCCGTCGGAACCGAGAATTGCGTCCGTTTCATCGAATTATTGCTGGCGGGATACGGTTCCGACGCCCGTATTACGGACCTGATAGATTCAACGGCCATTTGGATTGTCCCGCTGATGAATCCCGACGGATTCGAAGCCGGCACTCGTTACAACGCCCAGGGATTCGATCTCAACCGCAATTTTCCAGAATATCCAGAAGGTTTCACAAAGACCGTTTTTGACGAACCGGCGCCCGATACATCCGGAAGGCCGATCGAGGTGGCGCGGATGATGGAATGGACCGCGGGCCGGCGCTTTGTGGCCTCGGCAAATTTCCATACCGGCGCGCTCGTCGTCAATTATCCTTACGACGACGACGGCAAGCCCAGCGGCCAGAATTCACCGACGCCGGACGATGCGCTGTTCCGCGACATCTCGTTGCGATATTCCATCGAAAACACGCCCATGTGGAACAGCACCCAATTTAAAAACGGAATTGTGAACGGCGCGGTCTGGTACGTTATTTCAGGCGGCATGCAGGATTGGAATTACCGGTACGCGAGTTGCAATGAGGTGACGATCGAACTCTCCAACACGTTCGCGCCGGCCGCGAGCACCCTGCCCGCGATTTGGGACAACAACCGGGAGGCGATGCTGGCCTATCTGGAGGCCGTGCACATCGGCATACGCGGTATTGTGACGGATCGCGACACCGGCGCGCCGATCCACGCCCGCGTGCGCGTGCGCGACAACACCCATCCCGTTTTCACCGATCCCGCCGTCGGCGACTATCATCGCATGCTGCTGCCCGGCGTTTACGACTTGATTGTATCGGCGCCCGGCTACGCGCCGATCGGAGTGGCGGGCATCGCCGTCGGGGAAGGCGCCGCCACGCGCGCGGATGTTACGTTGGCCGGCGCCGACATCAACCACGATGGGGGCGTCAATGCCGCCGATGTGCAGAAAATGGTCAATTTCCTGCTTGGGGCAGACACGGATTGTGCCTGCGACGTGGACGGCGGCGATGTGACCGCAACCGATTTGCAGGGACTAATCAACGCCGTTCTGGGCCGTTTCTGAAGCGGACTTGTTCAATATCGCCCCCCATGCGCTAACCCGGCGCATTCAAAATATGCTATGGTACGGCGATTTTGGCAGGAGGTTTCTTCATCATGGTCAACCAACGACAACTGAACGAAAAGACCGGCATTTGGGCTGGAATAAAGCGGGCGGTCCAGGGCGGATTGACGCCCGAACAAGCCTCGTGGCGCTGGCGGATTCTCATCTCGACCTACATCGGATACATGGGGTATTACCTGACCCGCAAAATCTTTACCATCGCCAAGACGTCCATCGCAGGGGATTTGCACTGGGAACTGAGCGACACGGCCCATGTCTGGGCCGCTTTTTTGTTCGCCTATATGGTCGGCCAGTTCATCAACGGTTATCTGGGCCGCAAATGGGGACCTCGCATCATTTTACTGGGCGGCTTGGGCGTTTCGATCGCCTGCAACATCGTCTTCGGATTCGCCAATTCGTTCGCAACTTTCATGGTGTTCATGATTATAAACGGATTGGTGCAGGCGGCGGGCTGGCCCGGCTGCGTGGGCGGCGTGTCGCAGTGGCTGCGCAGCAACGAGCGCGGCACCATCATGGGATGGTGGACGACCAATCACATCGTCGGCAACATCCTCTACAAGGCGCTGGGCGGCTGGTTGTTGGGACCCGCCGGCACGCATCTGGCCTTCAGCCTCGGATTCATCGGGATCAACGTGGCGGCGCTCACGGCCGGCGGCCCGCAATGGCGATGGTCGTTTTTCGGCTGCACGGCCCTGACCATCGGCATCTGGTGGCTCATGTATTTCTGGCTGCGTGACCGCCCCGAAGATGTGGGGCTGCCGCCGATCGTCGAACAGCGGGGGGACGACTACTCCCATGCCGTCGAGGCGTCGCAGGAACGAACGGTGTCGTTTCGCGATTATTTCGCGCTTCTGTTCAATCCGCTGGTGATGATCATGGGATGCAGCTATTTCTGCATCAAATTCCTGCGTTATGCGCTCGATTCATGGCTGCCCGCCTTCCTGAACATTCAGGGCATGAGCGTCGCCGACGCCAGTTACGCCTCGATGATCTTCGACAACACGGGAGTCGTGGGCACCATCGTGGCGGGCTATGTGCTCGACCGCTTCTTTCGGGGCAATTGGGCGGTGCTGTGCTTTGTCATGGCCTTGGGCGCCATCCTGGGATACCTCGCCGTCATCTATCTCGGCACGAGTCCGATGCGCGTGGCGCTGTGTTTCGGCATCGTCGGATTCATGGTGTACGGCCCCGACAGCCTGCTGACCGGCGCGGCGGCGATTGCGGTCGCCGGCGAGGCAAACGGCGTGGCGGTGGCGGGCATCGTCAACGGCATTGGAAGCATCGGACCCATCGTGCAGGAAGTGGTCATCGGACAGTTGATGCGCGGCGATGCCGAAACCGGCATCCACAACGCCAACCTCCTGACGCTGTCCACCAGCATCCTCTTTGCCCTGCTGATGATTATCGTGGCGTGGCGGCTCCATGTCGCGCATGCCCAACAGGCGGAGCGGAATTCGAAAAAATAGAGCCGCGCCGGGAACGGCGTCACGGAAACGGCAGCGCGTTGAACCGCCGGGCGGGCGTTTTGCCGAAGAAACAAGCGTCCGCGAAATCGAGCAGCGCGTCCCAGTCGTCCAGCGTCACGTCGTGGCCGCCCTCGCGGAAGAATATGGCATTCTTGTCCGGAACGCCCAGAAAATCGAACACGGGCTGCGCGGCCTGATACGTGCGCTGCGTGCCCAGCGGATTGGCCCAATGATCCGCCAGCCCCTCGACGGACAACAGGGCGCGCGGGGCGACGAGCGCCTTCAGAAAATGCTGATCGAACGGCAACCGTTCTTCCTGCCGCGCGAAAGTCGCCAAGCGCGGATGGAACCAGTAATGAAAGCGTTTGGGAGAGGTTATTATTTCCAGGGATTCCGCACCCGGTCCCATGATGCGGAAACAACCCGCGCCGCCCGCTCCGGAGGCATGCGGCGCCACCAGCGCGAAGCGCTCGTCCAGCGCCCCGGCCCAAAGCGCCGTCTTGCCGCCGCGTGAGTGGCCGGTGACGGCGACATGCGCCGCGTCCACTTCGGGCCGTGTCAGCAGATAATCCAGCGTTCGCCGGGCGCCCCACGCCCACGCGGCAAGCGTCGCCCAGTCGTACTCCGGATACAGCGGATGCACGCCATCCGAACGATCCGCGTCGTCCCGGTCAATTTCATGGCGGTCGTATCCCGCGAAGATGTAG
The nucleotide sequence above comes from Candidatus Hydrogenedentota bacterium. Encoded proteins:
- a CDS encoding M14 family zinc carboxypeptidase, yielding MPYGYAKWLALPLFLLTAVEAQAGIARTGPISILEIRLADLQALRFLVGEGYDVARIQGDVATVFATQEEFARLRAEGFAPVEVGREPFSPKAPSGYHTYATLTTALQDFASAHPNICRLDSLGKSFQNRELWAVLITRNPDIEEDEPEFKYVATIHGNEPVGTENCVRFIELLLAGYGSDARITDLIDSTAIWIVPLMNPDGFEAGTRYNAQGFDLNRNFPEYPEGFTKTVFDEPAPDTSGRPIEVARMMEWTAGRRFVASANFHTGALVVNYPYDDDGKPSGQNSPTPDDALFRDISLRYSIENTPMWNSTQFKNGIVNGAVWYVISGGMQDWNYRYASCNEVTIELSNTFAPAASTLPAIWDNNREAMLAYLEAVHIGIRGIVTDRDTGAPIHARVRVRDNTHPVFTDPAVGDYHRMLLPGVYDLIVSAPGYAPIGVAGIAVGEGAATRADVTLAGADINHDGGVNAADVQKMVNFLLGADTDCACDVDGGDVTATDLQGLINAVLGRF
- a CDS encoding sulfatase encodes the protein MAMSRNIRRRQFLTALAGTAAAMPLACHTVGSPVRRERPNVVFVFADQWRAQATGYAGDPNVRTPHLDRLAAESVNFTHAVSCCPVCSPYRASLLTGCYPLTHGVFLNDVCLGTAQTSIAEAFAQAGYRTAYIGKWHLDGHGRSNYIPPERRQGFQFWRGQECTHDYNRSRYYADDDPTPRTWDGYDAMAQTREAQRFLAEETDGDAFALFLSWGPPHNPYETAPDEFRRLYDPGALVLRPNVPAGMEEEARRDLAGYYAHCSALDACIGELLGALRERGLAENTLFVFTSDHGDMLGSHGERRKQRPWDESIRVPFLLRYPGRLKPGLVESPINTPDIMPTLLDLCGIDIPRTVEGRSLLGHPGERSAETDGALIACYAPFGEWTRKQGGREYRGVRTTRYTYVRGLDGPWLLFDNERDPFQMENLCGRPEHAGLQAQLEAALRRRLDETRDEFCPAETYVRRWNYLTDENGTVPYKP
- a CDS encoding MFS transporter, with protein sequence MVNQRQLNEKTGIWAGIKRAVQGGLTPEQASWRWRILISTYIGYMGYYLTRKIFTIAKTSIAGDLHWELSDTAHVWAAFLFAYMVGQFINGYLGRKWGPRIILLGGLGVSIACNIVFGFANSFATFMVFMIINGLVQAAGWPGCVGGVSQWLRSNERGTIMGWWTTNHIVGNILYKALGGWLLGPAGTHLAFSLGFIGINVAALTAGGPQWRWSFFGCTALTIGIWWLMYFWLRDRPEDVGLPPIVEQRGDDYSHAVEASQERTVSFRDYFALLFNPLVMIMGCSYFCIKFLRYALDSWLPAFLNIQGMSVADASYASMIFDNTGVVGTIVAGYVLDRFFRGNWAVLCFVMALGAILGYLAVIYLGTSPMRVALCFGIVGFMVYGPDSLLTGAAAIAVAGEANGVAVAGIVNGIGSIGPIVQEVVIGQLMRGDAETGIHNANLLTLSTSILFALLMIIVAWRLHVAHAQQAERNSKK